In the Podospora bellae-mahoneyi strain CBS 112042 chromosome 4, whole genome shotgun sequence genome, one interval contains:
- a CDS encoding hypothetical protein (EggNog:ENOG503P1RI; antiSMASH:Cluster_10; COG:S) encodes MATSQCPGGICDGFVDLLHSPESWSVSHPGWQHDAAWDDMVTAAESGCRTCRVFLKAASCFPPQPFYVSFLCQPAKVWGENGQCTFTGAFHLSIVYQNIIKLFKPDDGSFCDWPLPPLPQNKRDLSLDGKVAIATSWLTACRDNHSDCNSYSEGVDEDTTKLPKRVLDVSPPDGHGQLRLYETPEGAKGRYIALSHRWGQTQPLTTTKGTIGNWKQTIPWKHVPQAFRDAITVTRELGTRYLWIDSLCIIQDDHDDWSKQAPEMCSIYSNALLTISATRCDEGCTDTLFPDFQHSVTVDGDPSITIAVRAEGPHVSSSTHYPLLQRAWVFQERLLSRRILHFGYDELNWECMEKAWCECDPNTIYATLPHLKSSRSRNPTSALTPNFPTSAHHDMWRRMIYWYTQQQLTFSTDRGPAILGLAKEHMTLTRPKNSVYLSGLWSDSLVGNLAWEVTAVVVTGPVRPGTTAEPRLPGPTWSWTTVADAICMWPLHWVDSTTTEVLDIIPPPAFAVPSTMTSAALDLKSTPHCITLKGKALKGISTNSKDPAVARDRKKFYNAWFEASFGAAPGTFNFASDYPPPSESGDSIVVSDGEMVWWLHLGTNPVEGSNPSNRPLEEIGLVLRCVDKPLGLYERIGLAGSRQGQWDDQGEEIVASLV; translated from the coding sequence ATGGCAACGTCCCAATGCCCCGGCGGAATCTGTGATGGATTCGTCGATCTATTACACTCTCCAGAGTCGTGGAGTGTGAGCCATCCTGGGTGGCAACATGACGCTGCCTGGGATGACATGGTCACTGCTGCAGAGTCAGGATGCAGGACTTGTCGAGTGTTTTTGAAGGCAGCAAGTTGCTTTCCTCCGCAACCTTTTTATGTCTCTTTTTTGTGCCAGCCAGCCAAGGTTTGGGGTGAAAATGGCCAGTGCACATTCACTGGTGCATTCCATTTGAGCATCGTCTaccaaaacatcatcaagctATTCAAGCCGGATGATGGCAGCTTTTGTGACTGGCCACTGCCGCCGTTACCCCAGAACAAACGGGATCTTAGCCTTGATGGAAAAGTTGCCATTGCCACATCCTGGTTGACAGCATGTCGTGACAATCACTCTGACTGCAACTCCTATTCAGAAGGGGTCGATGAAGATACGACAAAGTTGCCAAAAAGGGTTCTCGACGTTTCACCGCCGGATGGACATGGACAGTTGCGTCTATATGAGACACCAGAGGGGGCAAAAGGGAGGTACATTGCCCTGAGCCATCGTTGGGGACAGACACAGCCTCTGACTACTACCAAGGGAACGATCGGTAATTGGAAGCAGACGATCCCATGGAAGCACGTTCCTCAAGCCTTTCGAGACGCCATCACTGTCACCCGTGAGCTTGGAACTCGATACCTCTGGATTGATAGCCTCTGCATCATCCAGGACGACCACGATGACTGGTCAAAACAAGCACCAGAAATGTGTTCCATCTACAGCAACGCTCTTCTCACCATATCTGCCACGCGCTGCGATGAGGGGTGCACGGACACCCTATTTCCTGACTTTCAGCATAGCGTCACGGTAGACGGAGATCCAAGCATCACTATCGCAGTCCGTGCCGAGGGCCCTCATGTCTCTTCGTCGACTCATTATCCCCTACTTCAACGCGCCTGGGTCTTCCAGGAACGGCTTCTCTCGAGGCGGATCCTCCACTTTGGATACGACGAGCTCAACTGGGAGTGCATGGAGAAGGCGTGGTGTGAGTGTGATCCAAACACTATCTACGCCACCCTGCCGCATTTGAAGTCTTCCCGGAGTCGCAATCCCACCTCTGCACTGACCCCAAATTTTCCAACCTCAGCCCATCACGACATGTGGCGAAGGATGATATACTGGTACACTCAGCAACAACTGACGTTTTCCACCGACCGTGGCCCAGCTATACTAGGCCTGGCAAAGGAGCACATGACCCTCACACGTCCCAAAAATTCCGTTTACCTCTCTGGACTTTGGTCAGATTCTCTTGTGGGGAACTTGGCCTGGGAAGTAACAGCGGTAGTGGTGACCGGTCCAGTCAGACCAGGCACTACTGCAGAACCGCGACTCCCAGGGCCGACATGGTCTTGGACAACCGTCGCAGACGCGATCTGCATGTGGCCACTTCACTGGGTGGATAGTACAACAACTGAAGTTCTAGACATTATCCCACCACCTGCGTTTGCAGTCCCCTCCACGATGACTTCAGCGGCACTTGATCTAAAATCGACGCCACATTGTATTACCCTCAAAGGGAAAGCACTCAAGGGCATATCAACCAACAGCAAAGACCCTGCCGTGGCACGCGACAGAAAGAAGTTTTACAACGCTTGGTTCGAGGCTAGCTTTGGAGCCGCGCCTGGAACGTTCAATTTTGCCTCGGACTACCCTCCCCCTTCTGAAAGCGGGGACAGCATTGTCGTTTCCGATGGGGAAATGGTATGGTGGCTGCATCTTGGGACGAATCCTGTGGAGGGGAGTAATCCATCGAACAGACCGCTGGAGGAGATTGGGCTTGTGCTGCGTTGTGTTGACAAGCCGTTGGGTCTGTATGAGAGAATTGGACTAGCGGGCTCTAGACAGGGGCAGTGGGATGATCAAGGGGAGGAGATCGTTGCAAGTTTGGTGTAA